The Terriglobales bacterium genome contains a region encoding:
- a CDS encoding alpha-ketoacid dehydrogenase subunit beta — protein MAAVTFLEAIRQGLWEEMEADARVFCIGEDIGVYGGAFKVTDGFIDRFGPERVIDTPIAENAIVGAALGAALTGLRPVAEFQFIDFITCAQNQIVNMLAKTHYRWGAPANVVLRGPSGGGVHGGPFHSQNPEVSFVHTPGLKVLYPATCYDAKGLIKSAIRDNNPVLFFEHKFLYRRIKEELPAEDYTVEIGKARVARAGRDLSIITYAAMVHLAMDAANMLARDGIEVEILDLRTLLPLDREAIAATVKKTNKVLVLHEDTKTGGLAGEIAAIINEEAFDDLDAPITRIAAQDSPVPFSPPLEEYFLPKLKDVVEKCRWLHRY, from the coding sequence ATGGCCGCCGTCACATTCCTCGAAGCCATCCGGCAAGGCCTGTGGGAGGAGATGGAGGCCGACGCGCGCGTCTTCTGCATCGGCGAGGACATCGGCGTCTACGGCGGCGCATTCAAGGTGACCGACGGCTTCATCGACCGCTTCGGCCCGGAGCGCGTGATCGACACGCCCATCGCGGAGAACGCCATCGTGGGTGCGGCGCTGGGCGCGGCGCTCACCGGGCTGCGTCCGGTGGCCGAGTTCCAGTTCATCGACTTCATCACCTGCGCGCAGAACCAGATCGTCAACATGCTGGCCAAGACGCACTACCGCTGGGGCGCGCCCGCGAACGTGGTGCTGCGCGGGCCCTCGGGCGGCGGCGTGCACGGCGGGCCGTTCCACTCGCAGAATCCCGAGGTCTCGTTCGTCCACACGCCCGGGCTGAAGGTGCTCTACCCGGCGACGTGCTACGACGCCAAGGGGCTGATCAAGTCGGCCATCCGCGACAACAACCCGGTGCTCTTCTTCGAGCACAAGTTCCTCTATCGGCGCATCAAGGAAGAGCTGCCGGCCGAGGACTACACGGTCGAGATCGGCAAGGCGCGGGTGGCGCGCGCGGGGCGCGACCTGAGCATCATCACGTACGCGGCGATGGTCCACCTGGCGATGGACGCGGCGAACATGCTGGCGCGCGACGGCATCGAGGTCGAGATCCTCGACCTGCGGACGCTCTTGCCGCTCGACCGCGAGGCCATCGCGGCGACGGTGAAGAAGACCAACAAGGTGCTGGTGCTGCACGAGGACACCAAGACCGGCGGGCTGGCGGGCGAGATCGCGGCCATCATCAACGAAGAGGCATTCGACGACCTCGACGCGCCCATCACGCGCATCGCGGCGCAGGATTCGCCCGTGCCCTTCTCGCCGCCGCTGGAGGAGTACTTCCTGCCGAAATTGAAGGACGTTGTGGAGAAGTGCAGGTGGCTGCACCGGTACTAA
- a CDS encoding thiamine pyrophosphate-dependent dehydrogenase E1 component subunit alpha encodes MAKKDPAAVALGRKGGKARLTKMTPEQRSSVARQAVRARWDGGGAAKPAPPSGAGRIEDWRLEKPDFRVVEVDKDGDVHYEVRGNLDLPVPPIRDSKYLKPAQAIEIYKYMLLNRGMEFTLEKLYKQSKVVGGVYFGTGQEGCSVASAYALGKDDWIAPMIRNQGAFLVRGYHTRDVMMQYMAKAEGPTKGKDAGSHFGSIDKKVSAPISMLGDSIPVMAGIALGARLQGRNIACLTWIGDGGQSTGVTYEGFNFAAVQKLGVVLIVESNHWAYSTPTEEQVGVKDLAQRAIGYGVPGVIVDGTDPCQVYDATYEAVERAYRGEGATLIEAKMMRMKGHAIHDAAQYVPAAMREFWQKRDCIARFEKYLVDGKKWLTREQNERMKAEVERQLDDDRMAAEASPMPEPEWAAKGVYCAGADCHPIPLMYGEVQARGHKDVKLEQVEAAVHLK; translated from the coding sequence AAAGAAGGACCCGGCAGCGGTAGCGCTTGGCAGGAAGGGCGGCAAGGCGCGCCTGACGAAGATGACGCCCGAGCAGCGCAGCAGCGTTGCCCGGCAGGCGGTACGCGCGCGCTGGGACGGCGGCGGAGCCGCGAAGCCGGCGCCGCCGAGCGGAGCCGGCCGGATCGAAGACTGGAGATTGGAGAAGCCCGACTTCCGCGTCGTCGAGGTCGACAAAGACGGTGACGTCCACTACGAAGTGCGCGGCAACCTGGACCTTCCCGTCCCGCCGATCCGCGACTCCAAGTACCTCAAGCCGGCGCAGGCCATCGAGATCTACAAGTACATGCTGCTGAACCGCGGCATGGAGTTCACGCTCGAGAAGCTCTACAAGCAATCGAAGGTGGTGGGCGGGGTGTACTTCGGCACCGGCCAGGAGGGCTGCTCGGTCGCGTCGGCGTACGCGCTCGGCAAAGACGACTGGATCGCGCCGATGATCCGCAACCAGGGCGCGTTCCTGGTGCGCGGCTACCACACGCGCGACGTCATGATGCAGTACATGGCGAAGGCCGAGGGCCCGACCAAGGGCAAGGACGCCGGCTCGCACTTCGGCTCCATCGACAAGAAGGTCTCGGCGCCCATCTCGATGCTGGGCGACTCCATCCCGGTGATGGCGGGCATCGCGCTGGGCGCGCGCCTACAGGGGCGGAACATCGCGTGCCTGACGTGGATCGGCGACGGCGGGCAGTCGACCGGCGTCACCTACGAAGGCTTCAACTTCGCCGCCGTGCAGAAGCTCGGGGTGGTGCTGATCGTGGAGAGCAACCACTGGGCGTACTCGACGCCGACCGAGGAGCAGGTGGGGGTGAAGGACCTGGCGCAGCGCGCGATCGGCTACGGCGTGCCGGGCGTGATCGTCGACGGCACCGACCCCTGCCAGGTCTACGACGCGACCTACGAAGCGGTCGAGCGCGCGTATCGCGGCGAGGGCGCCACGCTGATCGAGGCCAAGATGATGCGCATGAAGGGCCACGCCATCCACGACGCGGCGCAGTACGTGCCCGCGGCGATGCGCGAGTTCTGGCAGAAGCGCGACTGCATCGCCCGCTTCGAGAAGTACCTGGTCGACGGGAAGAAGTGGCTCACGCGCGAGCAGAACGAGCGGATGAAGGCCGAGGTCGAGCGGCAGCTCGACGACGACCGCATGGCAGCGGAGGCCTCACCGATGCCCGAGCCGGAGTGGGCGGCGAAAGGCGTCTACTGCGCCGGAGCGGACTGCCACCCCATCCCGCTGATGTACGGTGAGGTGCAGGCGCGCGGCCACAAGGACGTGAAGCTCGAGCAGGTGGAAGCGGCGGTGCACTTGAAATGA